The Synergistales bacterium genome contains the following window.
TGGCGGCACTCCGGGGCCATCACTCCGCCAGCGACCCGGCAGCGGTGGGCAAGCCGGCTGTCGCGGGGGATGTCGTAGAGGGTGCCCGCCGCCCCGGCGGGGGGGTCGGCGGCGCCGTAGACCAGCCGGGGGAGCCTGGCCTGGACGATGGCCCCGGCGCACATGGGG
Protein-coding sequences here:
- a CDS encoding tRNA-specific adenosine deaminase, with amino-acid sequence PMCAGAIVQARLPRLVYGAADPPAGAAGTLYDIPRDSRLAHRCRVAGGVMAPECRQLLQAFFAQRRRQRG